A window of Williamwhitmania taraxaci genomic DNA:
TTCGCCAATTGTTTCATGCCAGTTTTTTACTGGTATCTGTGCGGCAATGATAATAGAAGTCTTGTCATATTTCTGTTCAACGATATCCATTAGGGCATTTCTTGCAGGATCGTCAAAGGCTGTTAACCCAAAAT
This region includes:
- a CDS encoding ATP-binding protein, whose protein sequence is FGLTAFDDPARNALMDIVEQKYDKTSIIIAAQIPVKNWHETIGEGTIADAILDRMVHSSHRIELTVESMRKNKMKKTQINS